One stretch of Glycine soja cultivar W05 chromosome 7, ASM419377v2, whole genome shotgun sequence DNA includes these proteins:
- the LOC114419179 gene encoding structural maintenance of chromosomes protein 2-1-like isoform X1 has product MSYHSFMSACIKYQGSAWMTLSKSFIDYCIWGWDNLPRTVLMYYPKLVKNIEELKHSGKEKSSAVKKAEEGAADLKKKVDELTKSLEEHDKEYQVKA; this is encoded by the exons ATGTCCTATCACTCCTTTATGTCGGCATGCATCAAATATCAAG GTTCGGCTTGGATGACACTGTCAAAATCTTTCATCGATTACTGCATATGGGGATGGGACAACCTACCTCGAACCGTACTCATGTACTATCCAAAG cttgttaaaaatattgaagaatTGAAGCATTCTGGAAAAGAGAAGTCCTCTGCTGTTAAAAAGGCTGAAGAGGGGGCAGCAGATCTGAAAAAGAAAGTTGATGAGCTCACAAAGAGTCTAGAGGAGCATGATAAAGAATACCAGGTAAAGGCTTAA
- the LOC114419179 gene encoding uncharacterized protein LOC114419179 isoform X2, which yields MVGAINSITFHGTKVPTPVASIDVLNHVLSLLYVGMHQISRFGLDDTVKIFHRLLHMGMGQPTSNRTHVLSKGLGGCPDLHRSQSSHRYGQQQEI from the exons ATGGTAGGGGCCATAAATTCAATAACTTTTCATGGAACAAAG GTACCAACACCAGTGGCGTCTATAGATGTCCTAAATCATGTCCTATCACTCCTTTATGTCGGCATGCATCAAATATCAAG GTTCGGCTTGGATGACACTGTCAAAATCTTTCATCGATTACTGCATATGGGGATGGGACAACCTACCTCGAACCGTACTCATGTACTATCCAAAG GATTGGGAGGATGTCCTGATCTGCATAGAAGTCAGTCAAGTCACAGATACGGGCAGCAGCAAGAGATTTGA